In Asterias rubens chromosome 17, eAstRub1.3, whole genome shotgun sequence, the genomic window aaggctttatGACTGGtatgttattatttgagtaacaaattacccctttcttaaaaactacgttactcacAATTATACGATTAACATATCTTCTTTGCTCATTAAGTaatattctaacaattattttgagtaattacccatagtgtccagtgcctttaagtttagtGTCAGATTAATGTTGTGGAGGCACTTGACGGCACTCTCAGTGAGTTAAATGCAGCTTTAAAACTTTTAGTAACTCGCTGGAAACCCGGCAATCcacctgggcacaatttcaagAAGCTGTTATAACACGAAGAAAATACTGGTTAGCAAATTCCTTCGTAAAGCAAAGTGGTaattgtacgttttttttttttaccaaaggtgtgcagtgCATTTAAAAGCAATCATTTTCAATGCATCCagagtataaaataaaaataaagaacaagTTTCTTCTTCGGACTTACCCGGAGTTCGCATCAGGAAGGGCCATGGGTCATTCTCGCCGTCCACGTACCTCTCTCGACAGACGCAAACCGCTGCCGTACACGTTGCAAATCCAAGGCACTTCGGAACAGACGGAAGCGCGGTGAACGAAAAACAAGTCTCAGATTTGGcaattttcacaatattttggtTGACACTATCGTCACCATTTACCATGTTCGGTGAACTTCTTGCTCCGACTTCGGGAGTGGAGTCTGACGGGGTTCTGCGATTTCTACACGGGGGAGTTTGGGTCGGTAGACACGGTGCACAGCGGTTCAAAATGTCTTCGATGGAGAACGGGGTAGCACCGTGAGTCGGTGGGAGCCGCGCCGTGGCTGACGCATTTTGGACGGCGTTAATCCTGCCGGCGAACGCGCTGTGTTCAATCCCTCGTGGTATCGAAAACTCCATCTTTCGTCGTTACCGTCCCACAAGTAACGAACTAATGAAGACTTGTTGGTAAGTATTTATTAAAAAGAAGTGTATTCAAGGGTGTCCTGTCTCCAAACGGATTGAATGCAGTTGCGAGTTGATTAAAATACCGTATAAATGTATCACGATACTGTCTTTAGTGACCAACAATTTCAAATAGAGTGTATCCCATTTAAAACCACCGCACACTATCCAAAACAAACCATCACCCGTAAGAGTTTCAGCACCAATGCTTTATATTCCCAATTTTGACAGCCGCACTTGTTGAAGAGTTTGACACGGTGACATCTCTGACTTGTGATATTTCT contains:
- the LOC117301818 gene encoding homeobox protein DBX1-A-like, giving the protein MEFSIPRGIEHSAFAGRINAVQNASATARLPPTHGATPFSIEDILNRCAPCLPTQTPPCRNRRTPSDSTPEVGARSSPNMVNGDDSVNQNIVKIAKSETCFSFTALPSVPKCLGFATCTAAVCVCRERYVDGENDPWPFLMRTPAGYCIPSLFPSDTASGTLRNRRRKARTVFVDSQLRGLEERFQAQKYLSTPERIELAVVLGLSETQVKTWFQNRRMKQKKDSTGLVETKDRDTRSSTKGQPTGKKRGKVPADDSDIIAIN